The Daphnia carinata strain CSIRO-1 chromosome 9, CSIRO_AGI_Dcar_HiC_V3, whole genome shotgun sequence nucleotide sequence TCGTCCAACTTGTGTATAAATTGATATATAAAAGTCACATGTTTGTATTAGAATTCGCTGTGAAACTCGATCCCCATTAGGccatgtaaaaaagaaatgtcgtaTGACGGCTGTAAATAACGAGAGACtggcaacaaagaaaaagacggcTAGTGTGTCTTTTGCCCTGTGTTGGTTTGATGGGAATAAGAACGCAGGAAACCTAATAGCGGATGTCACCGTCACGAATAGCGGGCATTCCGCTCTTTGACACACGGGCTCGCGTGTGCGTATCGAAACATCAAAGATATTTTTGAAGCATTACgagggtgtttttttttcaaacttaaacAAGGGAGAGCGGTTGCTTTTTGTCTCAACTCACGAACTTGGTGCGCACGTGTTTTTAAACAAGCCCCGTCTTATCCCAAATGAAAAcgtcgtggaaaatttgatgAAACTGTTTGGGAGTTACGTGAAATGCTTTTCCTCTTAATGATGACACtcataaataataaaacgattATTTAAAGTGACATTCAATGGAAAaatgtcgtgaaaaaaaaggctgtaAAATCATTAGATCGGATAATAAAGACTacgccttaaaaaaaaagatttgatcgTGTTCGTTACCGTTGACTTGATCCTGCGAGCCGGCGTTGATGCCGACTTCGTGACCACTTGGCGGGAGTGGCAAATTGGAGACGGGCGGAATGGGTGCGGCGGCTGGTGGAGTGACGGGACTGCCATCCACTTCGGTCTTGTAATTTCTGGCGGCCACTTCGGAGCGGAAAGAGACCTCGCTGATGAGAATCCAGCGAGCCGGAGCAGCCGGGAAAGACAAACGCAGTTTGACGCAGCGTCCGACTCGGTGGTGAAGCTTAACGCTGATGTTCCGTGAATTCTCGAAAATTCGGTCCTCTGGCGGACGGAAGATAATCGGCTCGCCCGGGTAGATTTGTCCGCCAACGCTGAAATGCACTTGCATTTCGGAGAAGATCTAAAACATCGCAAATTCATTCAAAGAACACGACCCTACCTGGACATCTTTGGTGAACTGGTTATTGGCGAAGATGCTCAGCGAAGTGAAATCGCGCACCGTATCGAACTCGAAAACGATATCGACGGGCTGGCCGTTGCGCGAGTCGTTACGCCACCCGACCCAGCCTTCAAACGGTCGATCATAAAacgaacaaagaagaaagaaggaaagcgaggagagagaaaaaaaaggccatgaAAACGATGACGCAATGTCGGGACAAGAAAACTGATACTTGGCATAAATCTTTACCTCGATCTTGGTCGTAATAACTGGCTTTGAAATTGTCGGGACCGAGTTTGCCGTCTGTCAACTGGCCGAGTCCCTGGCACAGGAAAGAGCCGCAGATGCCGTCGTAAGAGGCATCGTAGAATTGCCAACCGGCTCCTCGTTGATCTCCCTGCGTCATCTGATAGCTGGCAATGCCTTCAGACCttcaaaggagaaagaaaaacccacAACAGATCGAACATTACACATCGTGAATGGACGGTCGGCTAGCAGCAACATTTGCTTCACGAGTTTATGATATGACGTAGTTAAataagacacacacaaaaatgtttttttagtgCAAAATGAATGCGTCTCTTGCGAGACGACAGGGTCTTATTACGTACCACGGGCAGCCGTAAATTTCCACTCGCATGCAGACAGTTCGACGGTGATGGCTGTACGGGAAGAAGCGAAGCTTGCGGGCGATCAACACCGGATCCAGTTCGCGTTTCTCGGCCACGTACGAGTTCGTATTTCCTGCGATTACCTGAAAAgggaatattttaaaattaaaaacgaacgaaaaaaaaaagatgctagACAAAAATGGGGTCATATCATTTGGCATTCATTGACACTATCAGTTTTTAGAGTTTCGCCAGTTTTCAAAATACACTTAAAAATTACATCACGTTCCTGGTCACAGAGGAAAGTGGCAAAACTCACTTCACCTATGGTCGTATACGCATAACGACTCACATAACGATTTAAAACTTTTCACCGAAAGGCAACTCTATCACCCAACCGCGATAAAAACCTAGCCTCGTAATCGACCGTTGCCGAGCTCCACCCGTAAAAACGGCACATCAATAAAACATCCTCAAATAGCTGACAGAACGAACTGATTT carries:
- the LOC130700802 gene encoding discoidin domain-containing receptor 2-like, which encodes MTQGDQRGAGWQFYDASYDGICGSFLCQGLGQLTDGKLGPDNFKASYYDQDRGWVGWRNDSRNGQPVDIVFEFDTVRDFTSLSIFANNQFTKDVQIFSEMQVHFSVGGQIYPGEPIIFRPPEDRIFENSRNISVKLHHRVGRCVKLRLSFPAAPARWILISEVSFRSEVAARNYKTEVDGSPVTPPAAAPIPPVSNLPLPPSGHEVGINAGSQDQVNGNEHDQIFFFKA